The nucleotide window AGAAAATAGGCTCGCTGACAGCAGCTATGATTGTTGCGTATGAAATGCCTATAGCCAAAACAACAAAAAACGATTTCGCGATATTAGTATCTTGATTGTATCTAGAACTGGAGTATGACAATAACAGCATACTCAGTATACAGTATAGGAATAAAATGGCAGGGGAGTAAGCCATCAATATGATCACTGTCCCCATATTAACAACGGGAGCGAGCATCGCCCCCGTTGGATGGCTTACTTTAGAGGGATTAGAATAGACTATCAAAGTCGACCCTCTCAAAAACTTCAAGCTTTCCTCCCACAGTCGCATTAAATATTCTTCTATTCGACGCCTCATACACAATTTTCATCATCTTATAGCTATTTAACACCTTATCTAGTTGCGGGTCATGCCATGTTTTTCCTTTCCCAAAATATTCAGGATGGAAATGATTACAATCATCTTCCGTAGATAAAATTTCCTTACCATTAACTACTGCACTCTTAGGTATTTCATAATTAAAATCCATACCAATTAAATAGACTTCCGAAAAGCCTAGATAATGAGCAAGCTGTAAATTAATCATAGTTACGGATTGACCACAATAGAGACGTCTTGAGGCGTCTGTAGAAAACCTGGGAACTCCATAATTAGGAGAGCACTCTTTATAAAATCCGGTATTCATCCTGAAGAACAAACAATTTTTTCTATTTTTAACCTTGCTTCTATAATTTATTGGGAAAAATTTATATGGCGCCTCATATTCATTAATTCTTTCAATGTTGTCAGCCATTACAGCCTTATCTTCAACAACGTAAAAGGTTGGGCGATAGCCACACTCATCAGTTTTATAGAAAATTCCGTTTACAGCAAAAGAGTATTCATTCTTTAACAGAGAGAGATCTACTTTATTTAATGAAGGACCATTTCCCAATATAAAACATCTTTTCCCCGCGAACTTACCTTTAAGAGATCTTATTTTTTTAGTATCAGGGAACCCGTAGACAAAGGGCTCTTCTCGCATTTGATAGGGGATAGCATTAAGATCGATATTTTTTTTGATTATATCCAAGACTTTAAAACGAATTGCCATTTAGATTTCCTAATTATATCGCTCTTGAATTATTAACTTTGACCAATACGAAAGTAAAAAGTACCAAGTTGAATAAAATTGAGTTAATTAATACCGCTTCAATTCCAAAGCTTTTTGATAGTAAAAAGCTCAAAACACCTTGGAGAAGAAAATTAAGAAAGACCAGTCTCGCAACAAACCATCCATGATCTCTAAAATACAATTCATTCATCATTATTAAAGAGCTTGCCTGGATCATTAGCGAGATCAAAGGAAAGGGAAGATATGAAATTGCTTTATCATAATCCTGAAAATAATACTCAATAATAATAGTTGATAAAAAATAAATCGCCAAAGATGATACTACTATCAAAGTAAATGAAGCAAAATATATTTTATTAACTTTATCGTTCGCTAGATTCTTTTTCTGCTTTATCAAGCTGTTTATTTCAGGAACAATTGTTAGATTAAGCGCGCTCACTAAGATCATTATTGATGATGCAAATTGATAGGATAGAGAGTATTTACCTAGAATAGATAACCCATAGCTGAATGAAATAATATACCGGTCCAATCCGCTTTTCATCCACCACCCTAATGCTTGAGGCATAAAAGAGTAGCCGAATTTTACTTGCGACCAATTTAATTTTCTATGGAACGCCAATGGGAAGATACAAATGCCTGTTTTTTTTCTTACTAGCACCATTCCAATTATGGCCTGAGATATTACTGCTATGAGCATTGATAATATCCAAGAGTAGATGCCGTAATTCAATGTCAAGGAAAACGATACAAAAAAAACAAGTATAAAGGTTATTTGAACCTTAAAATATGACCACGATTCTTTACTACACTGCAGAGTGGATAGATAGAATTGCGCCATACTTCTAAATAATGCAATACAGGGTAAGAGTAAAAGAGAAGCATCAGCCTCTATTAACGATAGAATACCGATTAAAAGCAATGAAAAGAAAAAAACAAAAAAGCTAAAGCAAAATGCGTTTTTCGAAAACTCTATATATTCTTCAGTATTTCTTTTAAAAAACTCAATGCGGGAAACAGCTTGAATATTATTTGAAATAAATATAAAAAGAATTTCCACTCCTACAACGATAAGTGACAATTCACCGAATGACTCCGCGCCTAGTTTTTTAGCCAATATAAAAGAAGTTATTATCGGAGCTAGTCTATTTAATACCTCACTCACCCCGTATGTTAAAAGTCTAGCTAGAATTTTCATTCTATATTCTCTAGTGCTTTAATTAATTCTTTTTTAATAACAGAAAATCCAGCGCTAGTATAGTGGACATTATCCGACGTATATTCTTTTATATTTTCATCTGACCATTTAGAAAGGTCTATATTATTTTTGAAATAATCCAACATGATTTCATTAGCATCGAGTTGTCTATTAATGTTAAATGGCCTATCTCTCCAATAATTCCCTCTCCAGCCAGTAAGTACTCTACTTATTCCTATGTAGATAGTTTTGTTTTTAATACTATCAAGTGATGTTAATAGTTCTGGAAGCTCTAGATAATCTATATAGCTGAAAGTACTCTCCCCCATATAATAAGTATCATCTAAGCGGGCTTTAGAAATGAAATCCGTCACTCCATTTTCTTCAGCCTTCAAAGACTTCATATCTCTCATTTCCAAGAAAGAGCTTTCAGGCCGTGGGGCAAAATCAACGATCCCACAATGCAATATAATTAGATCATATTTATTAATATCGATCTCTTTATTCAATGCTATGAAATCGACAATACTGGTGTACTTTTCAGGACACAGATAATAATCACAGCAATAATTTTTTATAATGTGAGAGGCGTATGAAGAAAATGGATTTCCTCTATTTGTCTTTTTAGTTATCTCAAACCCCCTTGAATCGGTGAAAACGAGAACGCGTTTTTTTCCTCTCAAAAAATTCCAGACAAAAAAAACGCGTGATATCATATAAATAAAATAAAAATAAGATTTTCTTATATATCTAGACATTACTCAAGAATATTTTAGTTAATTTTTCAAACAGGATCATGTAACCGACAGCTAATACCACCGCTCACATCTATGACACTGCCATTCAAGAATTTATTACTCTGCAACAAAAGAAATTCAACTACCCGCGCAATTTCAGAAGTCTCACCTATCGATTTAGTTGGATGATAATCTCTGAGCTTTGAGTATGAATCTGGATTATCTTTAAATCCATCAAGCAACATTTCTGTCGCGATTGCAGCTGGTTGAATTGCATTAACTCTAATGCTTGCTCCACAATCGACAGCTAAGCTTTGCGTAAGTCCAAGCAAAGCTGATTTACTCGTCGCATAAGCAACAAAATTCGGCTTGGTCAACTTAGAATGTATACTCCCAATATTAACTATAGAACCACTATTCTCTTTGAGGTTAGAGAAGCAAATCTTTGATAAGATAAAAGGTGCTACTACATTAACATCAAGTGATCTTGAGAAGTCCTCAACACTAATACTCTCAATACCTCCGCATACCTGTAAAGCAGCATTATTTACCAATCCAACCAAATGTGAATCGCCGATTTCACTCTGTAAAGATGCAGTGAAAGAGTCACAAATAGTAGAAATTTTTAGTTTCGAAAGATCACATGAAAGATAGGAATCCAAGTGATTTCTATCCTCACCTAAATCTATACCGATAACCTTATATCTTAATTTCAAAAAATGGCTACATATGGCGGATCCAATTCCGCCATTAGATCCCGTAATAATAACGGATTTCATATACGCGCTATTCCTAAAAAGTCCATGAGCTTTCCAATTGCTACCTCATTAGTCTTGGCAACCGCATCAATAGTATTGGAGGAATTATGTGAACCCATGATACAAAGAGGGTGTTCACGAAGATAGCTGTTCATAGGTAAAGGTTCGATTTCAAATACGTCCAAAGCTGCAGAGTGCACGGAGCCTGATTTCAATGCATCACAAAGAGCATTTTCGTCAATAAGTGGTCCTCTAGCTACATTGACGATACGTATACCTCTCTTACACTCCCCTAGAACCTTCGCATCAAGCATATGGTAATTTTTCTTATTCAATGAACAGGTAAAAAATAGAAAGTCACAGTCTTCTACCCCATGAGGCCACTGCCCTAATTTAATACCCTCATCCTCAATGCTACTGACACCTGGATCGTAAGCTAGGACATTCATTCCCAACGCGACTAGCCTACTGGCAGCATTCCGTCCGATATCTCCATAGCCAATTAGGCCTACTTTCTTGTCATGGAGCGATATTCCCCGATTTTTAGGCCAGTTTCCTTTCCTTATTTCCCTGTCAATGTAAAATGTTTCTCTAGCCAAGGCAATAAGGTAACCCACGCCAATATCAGCGACTTCGGCCCCAAACATGTTTGGGGTGTTAGTGATCGGAATATTCAAGTCATCACATGCCTGGAAATCGACGTTATCAACGCCGATGCCCCATTTCACCGCCGCTTTTAATTTCCCAATTTTACCAGATTCGAATACGGCACGAGTGGCCGGGTCATCTCCTATTATCCAACCATCAAATCCAGGGACGAGCTGAATGAGCTCTTCTTCGGAAAGTGTTTGAACAACATCAGGGCAGAAAACTTCAACACCATATTTTTCTAAAATAGGAAGAAATTGCTCTTTCATACCCAGCATGGGTGGACAGGTGACTAAAATTTTCATTTCAAACGTTCTCTTTTTTAAGGTAATTTGCAAGCGCTGAAGCTATTACCCAATCCTCAGGTTCATCAATATCAATGGATTCAAGACGTGGAGTCACATACATTATTGGAGACGTTCCAATACGAGCTTGATTTTTCTTGAAACTGTCTTTTGTGAATATATAAAGACATGAATTTTCCTCGAACCAAGGCTCTAAGTCCTGTGTCCGGATGAGATTTTTTGGATCATGGTTAACGGCAGTCAAGTCTTCTCTATAAAATCGAGTTTGGAACTTGTTGACAGTGAACAGTGAATCGTGGGAGTCATTCCCTTCTGAAAATGCTCTTATAGCAGTGGAGATAGTTTCAGTAGACAATAAAGGATTTGTGGTATGAGTCATTACGTAAGCATCTGCATCGACATTCTCAATGTCATCAGCCAATATTAAGTTCATGCTAACAAAATCACCACAAAGCTCTGGCCTACGCTCTCGAATAACAACTCTGTTGCTCTCCTTAAGTCCACTCTCAAGCAAAATATGCCTTGCATCTGTATTAATTACTACCTGATCAATTTCAGGAGCTGCAAGCAGGGAGTCGAGTATCCACTGAAAGAGAGGTTTTCCAGCAAGTTGCTTGAAGTTTTTACCTTTAACTCTCTCACTGTTAGCCTTCATAGGAAGCAATGCTACAATTTTTTTAGGCATCTTGAGAATCTCTATCCTCTAATTTGTACTCAATATTTACGTTCATATCAGTCACTCGAGGGTAAAAGTATCTCAACTTCATTTCCTCCGAAACCTTGCGATTAATATGGTTTCCCTTATATGCACCGATATACTGTGCAAACCTAAATCTTATTATTGAGTTTAACTCTTTTAAAAGAACTCCTGAAGAAAGCGCAGCTCTAATGTCCTTAATAATCCCCGTGGAAATATATTTTATTGTATCAAAAAGCGTAACATGAACTTGGGGCAGTATCTTTTGGAGCGCAACAGCTTCGCGCTCATATCGTATCCTAACTCGCTCCCATGATTCATCATGAATATGATAAACACCTGCCTCCGCAACATAAGCTAGCTTTAGTCCAAGTCCAACTAGCTCTTTGGCAAGATACATATCTTCACAGCCAGTAAGGCTCTCATCAAAGTGATGTGCTTCCCAAATGTCTTTTCGTATAGCCGAATTAGCGTTGTTACAGAAAAAACCTTCCTGAGGAATTCTTGACTCTTCAGGAAAGTATTTAGAAAAAAGCTGACATTCACTGAATTTTGTCGTGTCTCTACCAAGCTGTCTACCATATGAATAGACACAATCTCTCATGAGAGGTCTAACAAGGTTGTTAACCCAATACTCATCACAAGGTACGCAATGACCACTGACAAAAATGAGATAACTACCTTTCGCGAACTCGCAACCAATATTCAGTGAACGTCCAAAGGTGAACTGACTCTTCTCAATATAAGTAACCCGGCAACCAAATTTCTGAGCAATATCGAGGGTAGAGTCTGTTGAGCCGGAGTCGACAACTACCGTTTCGATATCAAAAAGACTTCGGTCTTGATTTTTGACTGCTTGAAGCAACTCGTTCAAATATTGCTCTTCATTCAACGTACGAATAACAATACTAACTAGAGGTCTTTTCATTTTGACTCTCCTAACTCCACCTTCAATAGATGGCCAGATTTTGGATATTCTTCCAATTCAATTTCAGACAAACCAACCATAGCAGAAGTCACATACAAAGAAGAGCCAACAACAACGCAATTGGTAGGCCTGGGTACTGGGAGTTCTATTTTTCCTAAGACCTTACCGTCACTGTCAAATTTATAAATGGCATGCCCATCCCAGAATGCAAGGTATATATTTCCCTGCATATCAAGGCATCCACCGTCAGGTGTTCCGACACATGAAGAAAAATTACTCCAAAGGCCTTTTCTTTCAAGCTCTCCATTGTTAATAGAATAAACGAAGGCTTCACCAATCAATGAATCAGAAATAATGACCTTGTCATCCACTTCGATAAAACTGTTTGGTATAAATATCTCATTATGAATGTGGCTAATAATGTTTTCTTTTGAGCAACATATAAGGCTTCCTTTCTTATTATCAGGCTCTATCTGCATTGTGCCGTAAAGCACTAACCCATTGTTGAGTTTGACACCATCGTTAGCTCTAAAAATCTCACTTTGACCTGAGTAGGGTGTCAATAGGATGGTATTGTAAACTTGCTCTTTTATATTAAATTCACAGAGTCCTGTTCGGTCAATAAAGGTAATAACATCATCAGAAACTTCCAGTATCGAACTTGGCATATCTCCGACATCGAACTCTTGAACAGGAATTTCCTCATTTATGATATTTTTCCTGTATAACTTTGAATTGAGTATATCGAGCCAATAAATATCTTTAGTTTCGTCATCGAAAAAAATTCCTTCACCCAACATAGCTGGCTGTTCAGAAAGGATCTCTATTTTCACTTCACCTTCCCATACCAAATAAGACAACTTTGATTGTCATCAGGATTATCTTGAGATCCAAGATTGCTCGGTGATGCTTTATGTAATGAACATCAAAACGGTGTTTCCACTTAGCATCCTCAATTGATGCTCCATAGGGGTATCTAACTTGGGCCAACCCGGTGATTCCAGGTTTAACAGCATGACGAAAACGATAGTAAGGAATATGCTTTTCTAAATCACGGATAAAGATCTCACGCTCAGGACGAGGACCTACAATAGACATTTCTCCTCTGAAGACATTAATCAGTTGTGGCAACTCGTCTATGCGTGTCTTACGAATAAAGCGTCCAACCTTGGTGACACGATTGTCATTCTCTTTTGCCCATACTGCGCCATTTTTTTCAGCATCGGTGCACATGGAACGGAACTTAACCACTTCAAACTCTTGGTTGAACTGGCCAACCCGCTTTTGTTTGTAAAAGATAGGACCTCTGGACTCTAATTTAATAGCAAGTATCGTCAGCAACATGAAGGGAAAAGCAAAAACAGAGATTGCCGTTGCCATCAGGAGATCCATGATGCGCTTTCTAGTCTCCTGTTTCTTGTCAGAAAGAATTGAGAAAGCTCTTTGATGCAGGAAATAGCCAGAATGTAAAAGCTCAATAGTGGTGTATCCTAAGCGGGAATCCAAATAGCTTACCAAAGGCTCTACCCAGGCACCCACCTCAGTAGCCAGGACAAGAAACTCCCTCAAATTGCCAGGTAGTTCTGAACTCTTGTAATGGCAAATCACTTTTCCTCTTACGCTCTCAAGGATGGGCTCATTGAAGATAAATCTAACTTCTAACCCTTTAACAGAAGCCCTTACCGACTCAAGATCTTCTTCAGGGCAGAATATGTAGATTTCTGATGCTCCATAAGCCTCTCTTTTCGTCAGACCAGACGTTTTATCAGTGGAAAGCATCTGCTCAATAGAAAATTCGTCGGGGCTTCTCAGATAAACATTCATAGTTCATTCCTTACGCATGAAATATCGGATAAGTACCCACATCACGCCCAGCATGCCGCCAAGCAAAGTACCCAAGACGCAAATCAGGGCGCGTTTGGGCTCATCCTTCTCTTCAGGTACGATAGCGGGATCGACAGTCTTAAATACATATTCGTCACGCACCTCGGCGAACATCAGAGTCTTAGTTTGCTGCTCGACTAATTGATAAAGCATTGCACGAAGATCTGTAAGGTTGGTCTTACTTATCTGATCATCTAGATATTGAATGCTTTTTTTAGCCTCTGCCATATCTCGCTGACGCATCAC belongs to Gallaecimonas xiamenensis 3-C-1 and includes:
- a CDS encoding sugar transferase; its protein translation is MNVYLRSPDEFSIEQMLSTDKTSGLTKREAYGASEIYIFCPEEDLESVRASVKGLEVRFIFNEPILESVRGKVICHYKSSELPGNLREFLVLATEVGAWVEPLVSYLDSRLGYTTIELLHSGYFLHQRAFSILSDKKQETRKRIMDLLMATAISVFAFPFMLLTILAIKLESRGPIFYKQKRVGQFNQEFEVVKFRSMCTDAEKNGAVWAKENDNRVTKVGRFIRKTRIDELPQLINVFRGEMSIVGPRPEREIFIRDLEKHIPYYRFRHAVKPGITGLAQVRYPYGASIEDAKWKHRFDVHYIKHHRAILDLKIILMTIKVVLFGMGR
- a CDS encoding SMP-30/gluconolactonase/LRE family protein codes for the protein MKIEILSEQPAMLGEGIFFDDETKDIYWLDILNSKLYRKNIINEEIPVQEFDVGDMPSSILEVSDDVITFIDRTGLCEFNIKEQVYNTILLTPYSGQSEIFRANDGVKLNNGLVLYGTMQIEPDNKKGSLICCSKENIISHIHNEIFIPNSFIEVDDKVIISDSLIGEAFVYSINNGELERKGLWSNFSSCVGTPDGGCLDMQGNIYLAFWDGHAIYKFDSDGKVLGKIELPVPRPTNCVVVGSSLYVTSAMVGLSEIELEEYPKSGHLLKVELGESK
- a CDS encoding 6-hydroxymethylpterin diphosphokinase MptE-like protein: MAIRFKVLDIIKKNIDLNAIPYQMREEPFVYGFPDTKKIRSLKGKFAGKRCFILGNGPSLNKVDLSLLKNEYSFAVNGIFYKTDECGYRPTFYVVEDKAVMADNIERINEYEAPYKFFPINYRSKVKNRKNCLFFRMNTGFYKECSPNYGVPRFSTDASRRLYCGQSVTMINLQLAHYLGFSEVYLIGMDFNYEIPKSAVVNGKEILSTEDDCNHFHPEYFGKGKTWHDPQLDKVLNSYKMMKIVYEASNRRIFNATVGGKLEVFERVDFDSLF
- a CDS encoding phosphoglycerate dehydrogenase; this encodes MKILVTCPPMLGMKEQFLPILEKYGVEVFCPDVVQTLSEEELIQLVPGFDGWIIGDDPATRAVFESGKIGKLKAAVKWGIGVDNVDFQACDDLNIPITNTPNMFGAEVADIGVGYLIALARETFYIDREIRKGNWPKNRGISLHDKKVGLIGYGDIGRNAASRLVALGMNVLAYDPGVSSIEDEGIKLGQWPHGVEDCDFLFFTCSLNKKNYHMLDAKVLGECKRGIRIVNVARGPLIDENALCDALKSGSVHSAALDVFEIEPLPMNSYLREHPLCIMGSHNSSNTIDAVAKTNEVAIGKLMDFLGIARI
- a CDS encoding SDR family NAD(P)-dependent oxidoreductase, which encodes MKSVIITGSNGGIGSAICSHFLKLRYKVIGIDLGEDRNHLDSYLSCDLSKLKISTICDSFTASLQSEIGDSHLVGLVNNAALQVCGGIESISVEDFSRSLDVNVVAPFILSKICFSNLKENSGSIVNIGSIHSKLTKPNFVAYATSKSALLGLTQSLAVDCGASIRVNAIQPAAIATEMLLDGFKDNPDSYSKLRDYHPTKSIGETSEIARVVEFLLLQSNKFLNGSVIDVSGGISCRLHDPV
- a CDS encoding lipopolysaccharide biosynthesis protein translates to MKILARLLTYGVSEVLNRLAPIITSFILAKKLGAESFGELSLIVVGVEILFIFISNNIQAVSRIEFFKRNTEEYIEFSKNAFCFSFFVFFFSLLLIGILSLIEADASLLLLPCIALFRSMAQFYLSTLQCSKESWSYFKVQITFILVFFVSFSLTLNYGIYSWILSMLIAVISQAIIGMVLVRKKTGICIFPLAFHRKLNWSQVKFGYSFMPQALGWWMKSGLDRYIISFSYGLSILGKYSLSYQFASSIMILVSALNLTIVPEINSLIKQKKNLANDKVNKIYFASFTLIVVSSLAIYFLSTIIIEYYFQDYDKAISYLPFPLISLMIQASSLIMMNELYFRDHGWFVARLVFLNFLLQGVLSFLLSKSFGIEAVLINSILFNLVLFTFVLVKVNNSRAI
- a CDS encoding glycosyltransferase — its product is MKRPLVSIVIRTLNEEQYLNELLQAVKNQDRSLFDIETVVVDSGSTDSTLDIAQKFGCRVTYIEKSQFTFGRSLNIGCEFAKGSYLIFVSGHCVPCDEYWVNNLVRPLMRDCVYSYGRQLGRDTTKFSECQLFSKYFPEESRIPQEGFFCNNANSAIRKDIWEAHHFDESLTGCEDMYLAKELVGLGLKLAYVAEAGVYHIHDESWERVRIRYEREAVALQKILPQVHVTLFDTIKYISTGIIKDIRAALSSGVLLKELNSIIRFRFAQYIGAYKGNHINRKVSEEMKLRYFYPRVTDMNVNIEYKLEDRDSQDA
- a CDS encoding acylneuraminate cytidylyltransferase family protein → MPKKIVALLPMKANSERVKGKNFKQLAGKPLFQWILDSLLAAPEIDQVVINTDARHILLESGLKESNRVVIRERRPELCGDFVSMNLILADDIENVDADAYVMTHTTNPLLSTETISTAIRAFSEGNDSHDSLFTVNKFQTRFYREDLTAVNHDPKNLIRTQDLEPWFEENSCLYIFTKDSFKKNQARIGTSPIMYVTPRLESIDIDEPEDWVIASALANYLKKENV